A window of Phycisphaerales bacterium contains these coding sequences:
- a CDS encoding DUF5615 family PIN-like protein, which produces MTLWVDNQLPPAIAPWIATTFTIECRHVRGTPLHTEDDAVIFQALRQPGVVILSKDEDFADLVTRLDAPPQVLWIRVGNTSNRALKEYFTLTLPRAIELLKRGEPLVELLEASQ; this is translated from the coding sequence TTGACCTTGTGGGTCGACAACCAGCTGCCGCCTGCTATCGCTCCCTGGATCGCCACGACCTTTACGATCGAGTGCCGCCACGTGCGTGGCACGCCGCTGCACACCGAGGACGACGCGGTCATCTTTCAAGCGCTGCGACAGCCCGGGGTCGTGATTCTGTCGAAGGACGAGGACTTCGCCGACCTGGTCACGCGTCTCGATGCGCCTCCGCAGGTGCTCTGGATCCGTGTGGGCAACACCTCGAATCGTGCGTTGAAGGAGTACTTCACGCTGACACTGCCGCGTGCGATTGAGTTGCTCAAGCGCGGCGAGCCGTTAGTGGAACTGCTCGAGGCAAGTCAATAA
- a CDS encoding DUF433 domain-containing protein: MDNGQHKALLERITQRPGQCGGKPCIRGLRIRVSDVLEMLAAGVGEDEILADYPDLERDDIRAALVFAAKRVSHSQVAA, from the coding sequence ATGGACAATGGGCAGCACAAGGCCTTGCTCGAGAGGATCACGCAGCGCCCCGGGCAGTGCGGCGGGAAGCCGTGCATCCGCGGACTGCGCATCCGGGTTTCGGACGTGTTGGAGATGCTGGCGGCGGGGGTTGGCGAGGACGAGATCCTGGCGGACTACCCGGACCTTGAGCGGGATGACATCCGGGCGGCGCTGGTCTTCGCGGCGAAACGAGTTTCGCACAGTCAGGTGGCGGCTTGA
- a CDS encoding acyl-CoA carboxylase subunit beta, translating into MTQAPAAPAPAPTLKDLTAQLLKAEEQLRQGGGPKAVERIHEKGRLTARERIERLVDPTSPTRERGSSNFQELGLWAAYEMYKEHGGAPAAGVVTGIGVVQGRRCMIIANDATVKAGAFFPMTCKKIIRAQTIAQMARLPLIYLVDSAGVFLPLQEDVFPDTDDFGRIFRNNAVISAEGIPQIAAIMGNCVAGGGYLPVLCDTLLMTEGSGLYLAGPALVKAAIGQVVTDEELGGADMHAAISGTIDFKEKDDESCIRRLRDLVGKYNHITPATKTRSHAAKDAETLYTAFTDKPGAQYDVEELIAAIVDARAVPNADGLESLAPDFDEYRADYGQSLVCGYAKIGGFPCGIVANQKKLTQRTMPGGKAGPSKATAMPGVIYDDSADKAARFIMDCNQRKIPLIFLHDTTGFMVGRDSEQAGIIRSGAKMVNAMSNCIVPKIVVITGGSYGAGNYAMCGRAFDQFLSFAWPSAKCAVMGANQATGVLATIEEASRKRKGEVIDEATHKQILAAVHAGYTEQADIRHGAARGWVDCLIEPHKTRDELIAALEAANQGWDYSKPFKTGVLQT; encoded by the coding sequence ATGACCCAGGCCCCCGCTGCCCCTGCTCCCGCCCCAACCCTCAAGGACCTCACCGCCCAGCTCCTCAAGGCCGAGGAGCAGCTCCGCCAGGGTGGCGGGCCCAAGGCCGTGGAGCGCATCCACGAGAAGGGCCGCCTCACCGCCCGCGAGCGGATTGAACGGCTCGTTGACCCGACGAGCCCGACGCGCGAGCGAGGGTCTTCCAACTTCCAGGAGCTGGGCCTCTGGGCCGCATACGAGATGTACAAGGAACACGGCGGCGCGCCGGCCGCCGGCGTCGTGACGGGCATCGGCGTCGTCCAGGGCCGCCGCTGCATGATCATCGCCAACGACGCCACCGTGAAGGCCGGCGCGTTCTTCCCGATGACCTGCAAGAAGATCATCCGCGCCCAGACCATCGCCCAGATGGCCCGCCTGCCGCTCATCTATCTGGTGGACTCGGCCGGTGTGTTCCTGCCGTTGCAGGAAGATGTGTTCCCCGACACCGACGACTTCGGCCGCATCTTCCGCAACAACGCCGTGATCTCCGCCGAGGGCATCCCCCAAATCGCGGCCATCATGGGCAACTGCGTCGCCGGCGGCGGCTACCTCCCCGTGCTCTGCGACACGCTGCTTATGACCGAGGGCTCTGGGCTGTATCTGGCAGGCCCGGCGCTCGTGAAGGCCGCCATCGGCCAAGTCGTCACCGACGAGGAGCTCGGCGGCGCCGACATGCACGCGGCCATCAGCGGCACCATCGACTTCAAGGAGAAGGATGACGAGAGCTGCATCCGCCGCCTCCGCGACCTCGTCGGCAAGTACAACCACATCACGCCCGCCACCAAGACGCGCAGCCACGCCGCGAAGGACGCCGAGACCCTCTACACCGCTTTCACCGACAAACCCGGCGCCCAGTACGACGTCGAGGAGCTCATCGCCGCGATTGTCGACGCCCGCGCCGTCCCCAACGCCGACGGCCTCGAGTCCCTCGCCCCCGACTTCGACGAGTACCGCGCCGACTACGGCCAGTCCCTCGTCTGCGGCTACGCCAAGATCGGCGGCTTCCCCTGCGGCATCGTCGCCAACCAGAAGAAGCTCACGCAGCGCACCATGCCGGGCGGCAAGGCCGGACCGAGCAAGGCGACCGCCATGCCCGGCGTCATCTACGACGACTCCGCCGACAAGGCCGCGCGCTTCATCATGGACTGCAATCAGCGCAAGATCCCGCTGATCTTCCTGCACGACACCACCGGCTTCATGGTCGGGCGCGACAGCGAGCAGGCGGGCATCATCCGCAGCGGGGCCAAGATGGTGAACGCCATGAGCAACTGCATCGTCCCCAAGATCGTCGTCATCACCGGCGGCTCCTACGGCGCGGGCAACTACGCGATGTGCGGGCGCGCCTTCGACCAGTTCCTCTCCTTCGCCTGGCCCAGCGCCAAGTGCGCGGTCATGGGCGCCAACCAGGCCACCGGCGTGCTCGCCACCATCGAAGAAGCCAGCCGCAAGCGCAAGGGCGAGGTCATCGACGAGGCCACCCACAAACAGATCCTCGCCGCCGTGCACGCCGGCTACACCGAGCAGGCCGACATCCGCCACGGCGCCGCCCGCGGCTGGGTCGACTGCCTCATCGAACCCCACAAGACCCGCGACGAGCTCATCGCGGCGCTCGAGGCCGCGAACCAGGGGTGGGACTACAGCAAGCCGTTCAAGACCGGCGTGCTGCAGACGTGA
- a CDS encoding suppressor of fused domain protein produces MTLNPGKPANRDEDNDDDLPREVTPGGSEVIRHEANFAEDPGCAYLDEAEMVAIQDHVREHIGDVVDVMHEIASEGVHLDIVPVHVDDEDGDFTFAVTMGMSAAPMNMPPMQLEPGEEDDFALPSPYAELFIVLPGHWPVTQEALENPENWWPFFLLKECGRLPVLFDTFLGPGHTVPNGDPPEPLAPGCPFVGAVVVQGEIISEEFSRLETEGKTIDFLFLAPLHADEMRYKLEHGYNALLDLFEQKEMDPFELANPERPSVCS; encoded by the coding sequence ATGACCCTCAACCCCGGCAAGCCCGCGAACCGTGACGAGGACAACGACGACGACCTGCCGCGCGAGGTGACGCCCGGCGGAAGTGAAGTCATCCGCCACGAGGCGAACTTCGCGGAGGACCCGGGGTGCGCGTACCTTGACGAGGCCGAGATGGTGGCCATCCAGGACCATGTCCGCGAGCACATCGGCGACGTGGTGGATGTCATGCACGAGATCGCCTCCGAGGGCGTGCACCTGGACATCGTGCCGGTGCACGTCGATGACGAGGATGGGGACTTCACATTCGCCGTCACCATGGGCATGAGCGCGGCCCCGATGAACATGCCGCCCATGCAGCTGGAGCCCGGCGAAGAAGACGATTTCGCCCTGCCCTCGCCCTACGCGGAGCTCTTCATCGTGCTGCCGGGGCACTGGCCTGTTACGCAGGAGGCCCTGGAGAACCCGGAGAACTGGTGGCCATTCTTCCTGCTCAAGGAGTGCGGGCGCCTTCCGGTGCTGTTCGACACGTTCCTGGGCCCGGGGCACACCGTGCCCAACGGCGACCCGCCAGAGCCCCTGGCGCCCGGCTGCCCATTCGTTGGCGCCGTGGTGGTGCAGGGCGAGATCATCAGCGAAGAGTTCTCGCGCCTGGAGACCGAGGGCAAGACGATCGACTTCCTGTTCCTGGCCCCGCTGCACGCGGATGAAATGCGGTACAAGCTCGAGCACGGGTACAACGCGCTGCTCGACCTCTTCGAGCAGAAGGAGATGGACCCCTTCGAGCTGGCCAACCCGGAGCGGCCGAGCGTCTGCTCCTGA
- a CDS encoding DUF6584 family protein, with translation MSALDRAAHDEANGDLASARRRLASYLRTLAGKGGTREPLPSQLAGVEAAAQAAYRPEIIERVARLCLRMGDPAAAGQWYFLIDSSDEHAPASIARFEASRGHNPFQLWIALPPWARNLPLDAYPPAARERIARIMPPFYKQGPKRERRSKGERAADRALGFGCASLWIGVPVLALVGLVTVILWLVRLFQ, from the coding sequence ATGTCCGCCCTTGACCGAGCCGCGCACGACGAAGCCAACGGCGATCTCGCCTCGGCCCGACGCCGCCTTGCCTCCTACCTCCGCACCCTCGCCGGCAAGGGCGGCACACGCGAGCCGCTGCCCTCGCAGCTCGCCGGCGTGGAGGCCGCCGCGCAGGCCGCCTACCGCCCCGAGATCATCGAGCGCGTTGCCCGCCTCTGCCTCCGCATGGGAGACCCTGCCGCGGCGGGCCAGTGGTACTTCCTCATCGACTCCAGCGATGAGCACGCCCCCGCCTCGATCGCGCGATTCGAGGCCTCCCGCGGCCATAACCCCTTCCAGCTCTGGATCGCCCTCCCACCCTGGGCGCGCAACCTCCCGCTCGACGCCTATCCGCCCGCCGCCCGCGAGCGCATCGCCCGCATCATGCCGCCGTTCTACAAGCAGGGCCCAAAGCGTGAACGCCGCAGCAAGGGGGAGCGCGCCGCCGACCGCGCCCTCGGCTTCGGCTGCGCCTCCCTCTGGATCGGGGTCCCGGTGCTCGCCCTCGTGGGCCTCGTGACCGTCATCCTGTGGCTGGTGCGCCTCTTCCAGTAG
- a CDS encoding MBL fold metallo-hydrolase, with protein sequence MNSSKIYHVNCATFCPMSRRVINGEGGWFQSARLVCHCLILELEGGLALIDTGLGTYDIAHAVQTCGPLWLPLMRPRLDLAETALAHVKRLGYSPEDVRDIVLTHLDFDHAGGLRDFPRATVHVSTLEHKTATGSRTLWKSRRYAPVQWAHSPRWNLYLAGGGEWFGFGGVRAVEGLKSEVLMVPLHGHSVGHCGIAVKTGDTYLFHAGDAYFDYREVEPTGTMNPPVGVKAYQQVYQADRDLRIRNQERLRELQRQFPGMVKVICSHDPHEMDEFVQPSAPPTQSGVTPGRGASGRGRTPAAEERITHPRQVRR encoded by the coding sequence GTGAACTCCTCGAAGATCTACCACGTCAACTGCGCCACGTTCTGCCCCATGAGCCGGCGTGTCATCAACGGTGAGGGCGGCTGGTTCCAGTCCGCCCGCCTGGTGTGCCATTGTCTTATCCTTGAGCTCGAGGGTGGCCTCGCGCTCATCGACACCGGCCTGGGCACCTACGACATCGCGCACGCCGTACAGACCTGCGGCCCACTGTGGCTCCCGCTCATGCGCCCGCGCCTGGACCTTGCCGAGACTGCCCTCGCGCACGTGAAGCGCTTGGGCTACTCGCCCGAGGATGTACGAGACATCGTCCTCACGCACCTTGACTTCGACCACGCCGGCGGCCTGCGCGACTTCCCCCGCGCAACGGTCCACGTTTCAACGCTTGAGCACAAGACGGCCACCGGGAGCAGGACACTTTGGAAGTCCCGCCGCTACGCGCCCGTGCAGTGGGCCCACTCGCCGCGCTGGAACCTCTACCTTGCCGGCGGGGGCGAGTGGTTCGGCTTCGGCGGCGTCCGCGCCGTCGAGGGGCTCAAGTCCGAGGTCCTGATGGTGCCCCTCCACGGCCACTCCGTGGGCCATTGCGGCATCGCCGTCAAGACCGGTGACACCTACCTCTTCCACGCCGGCGACGCGTACTTCGATTACCGCGAGGTCGAGCCGACCGGCACCATGAATCCTCCCGTGGGCGTGAAGGCCTACCAGCAGGTTTACCAGGCCGACCGCGACCTGCGCATCCGCAACCAGGAACGCCTGCGCGAGCTCCAGCGGCAGTTTCCGGGCATGGTGAAGGTCATCTGCTCGCACGACCCGCACGAGATGGACGAGTTCGTGCAGCCCAGCGCCCCGCCCACGCAGTCTGGCGTCACACCCGGGCGCGGAGCCTCGGGTCGCGGCCGTACGCCCGCCGCGGAAGAGCGGATCACGCACCCGCGCCAGGTCCGCCGCTGA